CGCACCCCGGAGACGAGAGGAGACGCCCGTCCCCTTGAGGTGACGCCGGCCGGTCCACGCGTCAGCCCATGTGAACGGTTCCGCGCGTGGCGTGCGCAGCTCCGGCACCTTCATCCGGCTCCGGCCCGAGCTCGCGCGGGCTCCACTCGAGCAGCAGCCGGTCCACGAGGGCATCGACCCGCGCCTCCGCGAGCGCCAGCGACGCCTTCAGCCGCTCGTCTCCAAACTCGTCGTACTCCACCGCCACGGACTCCATGTCGGTGATGCCCATGTAGCCGAAGGCGGTGCGGATGCTTGGCTCGACGTGGTTCTGGGCCTCCAGCCGCTCGCCCCGTCCATAGCCGAAGTCTCCGCGGGAGCTCAGGATGACGAGCTTCTTGCGCGCCTCCGCCAGCAGCGGCCAGTACGGCTCTCCGGTCCGCGAGCGGTCGAACCCGAAGGTCCTTCCCACGCGGATGATGTTGTCGATGTACGCCTTGAACTGCGCCGGCACGTTGAAGTTGTACATGGGCACGCCGGCCACGATGAGGTCCGCGCCGAGCAGCTCGTCCACCAGCGCATCGCTCTCCGCGAGTACGTCGTTCATCCAGGGCTCGCGCTTCCCGGTCGCCGTGAAGGCCGACTGAATCCAGCGTCCCGTCACCGGTGAAGGCGGAGCCTGCCCGACGTCGCGGTACACGACGGTGTCCCCAGGGCGGGCCTCCCGCCACCGAGCGACGAAGCGGGCCGACAGGCGGCGCGTGTGTGAGCCGTGACGGTGTTGCTCCGAGCCGCCCGCGCGGGCGCTCGAGTCGAGGTGAAGGATTCGGGTCATGACGCTCTCCTCCCACAGTGCTTCAGGTTGAGCCCTGCTCATCCATGGAGCGGGCCGCGCACCGTGCCGCGAGGACGTGACTCCCT
This DNA window, taken from Pyxidicoccus xibeiensis, encodes the following:
- a CDS encoding FMN-dependent NADH-azoreductase is translated as MTRILHLDSSARAGGSEQHRHGSHTRRLSARFVARWREARPGDTVVYRDVGQAPPSPVTGRWIQSAFTATGKREPWMNDVLAESDALVDELLGADLIVAGVPMYNFNVPAQFKAYIDNIIRVGRTFGFDRSRTGEPYWPLLAEARKKLVILSSRGDFGYGRGERLEAQNHVEPSIRTAFGYMGITDMESVAVEYDEFGDERLKASLALAEARVDALVDRLLLEWSPRELGPEPDEGAGAAHATRGTVHMG